A part of Phaenicophaeus curvirostris isolate KB17595 chromosome 29, BPBGC_Pcur_1.0, whole genome shotgun sequence genomic DNA contains:
- the LOC138732158 gene encoding mothers against decapentaplegic homolog 6-like: MFRSRRARLVRRLWRQRCAAAGSDDGPSALKLAAHSLFKKLKDEELEVLAQAVESRGAWESGCVWAPRGLKQAAAPQLLLCRLYRWPDLRQPHELKSLCCCAGGRGDTATLCCNPHHFSRLAAPDTPPPPYSKSCWLDEPQHRNPQLLEFGYNSGDRRDTSLSRSTAKDGYWCKLAYWEHRTRVGRLYAVHEASVNIFGELPRGNGFCLGQLPAAHRSRAVRRVRGKIGRGLQLSREPGGVWVYNRGEHPIFVSSPTLGPPGALAVLKVLPGYSAKAFDYERMGGPGVRGLLGDGPCDPHSICISFAKGWGPCYSRQFITSCPCWLEVLLNRSC; encoded by the exons ATGTTCCGCTCCCGCCGTGCCCGGCTGGTGCGGCGGCTGTGGCGGCAACGCTGCGCGGCGGCTGGCTCCGACGATGGTCCCAGCGCCCTCAAACTGGCAGCGCACTCCCTCTTCAAGAAGCTGAAggatgaggagctggaggtgctggcGCAGGCGGTGGAGAGCCGGGGGGCGTGGGAGTCGGGCTGCGTCTGGGCGCCGCGAGGGCTCAAGCAGGCAGCGGcgccccagctcctgctctgccgCCTCTACCGCTGGCCCGACCTCCGCCAGCCCCACGAGCTCAAGAGCCTCTGCTGCTGCGCTGGGGGCCGCGGGGACACGGCCACGCTCTGCTGCAACCCCCACCACTTCAGCCGCCTGGCCGCGCCCG ACACCCCGCCACCCCCCTACTCGAAGTCATGCTGGCTGGATGAGCCCCAGCACCGCAACCCCCAGCTCCTGGAGTTCGGCTACAACAGCGGCGACCGGCGCG ACACCAGCCTCTCACGGAGCACCGCCAAGGATGGCTACTGGTGCAAACTGGCTTACTGGGAGCACCGGACCCGCGTTGGCCGCCTCTACGCCGTGCACGAGGCGTCGGTGAACATCTTCGGCGAGCTGCCCCGCGGCAACGGCTTCTGCCTGGGCCAGTTGCCCGCTGCCCATCGTAGCCGCGCCGTGCGGCGGGTGAGGGGCAAGATCGGGCGCGGGCTCCAGCTGAGCCGCGAGCCCGGGGGCGTCTGGGTTTATAACCGCGGCGAGCACCCCATCTTCGTTAGCTCCCCCACCCTGGGGCCACCAGGTGCCCTCGCCGTCCTCAAGGTGCTGCCTGGCTACTCGGCGAAGGCGTTTGACTACGAGCGGATGGGGGGTCCGGGGGTCCGGGGGCTCCTCGGGGATGGTCCTTGCGACCCCCACAGCATCTGCATCAGCTTCGCCAAGGGCTGGGGGCCCTGCTACTCGCGCCAGTTCATCACCTCCTGCCCCTGCTGGCTTGAGGTCCTGCTGAACCGCTCGtgttga